The following are from one region of the Magallana gigas chromosome 6, xbMagGiga1.1, whole genome shotgun sequence genome:
- the LOC117688843 gene encoding uncharacterized protein yields the protein MDTNFSLSEAEEALRNGFTNPPMLSMEDAASISNGIRIALSPVAITTVGEASTTSYGAQRRELRLSYERRTCVLTLWGDNAINFSLRNDVLYTIKCIVPTHDFNHQRCYNSTPDTTFEIIEEALEVQDFEGVVESVSFESNLIEVNGVLLTTTNEQLKYLFPKNCYESINVKGKRCMSEVSEIDFAKKSKKD from the exons ATGGACACAAACTTTTCTCTCTCTGAGGCAGAGGAGGCCCTCCGCAATGGCTTTACAAACCCACCCATGCTGAGCATGGAGGACGCCGCCTCGATATCAAATGGGATACGAATAGCACTTTCTCCAGTTGCCATAACGACT GTGGGAGAGGCGTCAACAACATCCTACGGGGCTCAGCGGAGAGAGCTCCGTCTCTCCTATGAGAGACGGACGTGTGTCTTAACGTTATGGGGAGACAATGCCATCAATTTTAGCCTCAGAAACGATGTACTCTACACAATAAAATGCATCGTCCCCACACACGACTTTAACCATCAACGCTGTTACAATTCCACACCGGACACCACCTTTGAA ATCATTGAAGAAGCCCTCGAAGTTCAGGACTTCGAAGGAGTGGTAGAGAGCGTATCTTTTGAAAG CAATTTGATCGAAGTAAATGGGGTTCTGCTCACAACTACTAACGAGCAGTTGAAGTACCTCTTTCCCAAAAACTGCTATGAAAGTATTAATGTGAAGGGAAAGAGATGCATGTCGGAAGTGAGCGAGAT AGACTTTGCGAAGAAATCGAAGAAAGATTAG